A genomic segment from Amygdalobacter nucleatus encodes:
- a CDS encoding metal ABC transporter permease, with protein sequence MLYQFFLNLLSYPFFRNALLTSILLSIVCACLGQVLLLKHLSLASDAFSHSALTGVALGLALGYNPTVIAIIVCIVASLLIEFFRYFFKSYAELAIAIIMSLCIGLAGIFSKYMPYSADLNSFLFGSIVSINNQDLVSIFVLCGVILIIFAYLYYPLYLVCLDARNAALLGINVKLLNCVFNILTAVCIAACSHSAGTLIVSSLLVLPAASAFVWKLSYFQTLLLAISFGIINTITSFFLAFVLNWPTGGSLVIVSTLNLLLSLTIYQLIQHLPNNKQKV encoded by the coding sequence ATGCTATATCAATTCTTTCTCAACTTGTTATCCTATCCTTTTTTCCGTAACGCACTACTTACTTCTATCCTCTTAAGCATAGTTTGCGCTTGTTTAGGGCAAGTTCTCTTATTGAAGCACCTTTCTTTAGCTAGCGATGCTTTTTCCCATAGCGCCTTGACTGGCGTAGCTTTAGGCTTAGCCCTGGGCTATAACCCAACTGTTATAGCTATTATAGTCTGTATTGTCGCCTCCTTACTGATTGAATTTTTCCGCTACTTCTTCAAAAGCTATGCCGAATTAGCCATCGCAATCATCATGAGTCTATGCATCGGTCTAGCTGGTATTTTCAGCAAGTACATGCCTTATTCAGCTGATCTCAACTCATTTCTATTCGGTAGTATCGTCAGCATTAACAATCAAGATTTAGTCAGTATATTCGTTCTATGTGGAGTGATTCTAATTATTTTCGCCTATCTCTATTATCCCTTATATTTAGTTTGTCTTGATGCACGCAATGCAGCTTTACTGGGTATAAACGTTAAATTACTTAACTGCGTATTTAACATATTGACAGCTGTATGCATTGCAGCCTGCAGCCATAGTGCAGGTACATTAATAGTTTCTAGTTTGCTTGTCTTACCTGCTGCTAGCGCTTTTGTCTGGAAATTAAGCTATTTTCAGACATTACTCTTAGCTATCAGCTTCGGTATAATCAATACAATTACTTCCTTCTTCCTTGCTTTTGTACTTAACTGGCCAACTGGTGGCAGCTTAGTAATCGTAAGCACGCTTAACCTGCTTTTATCACTCACCATCTACCAATTAATTCAACATTTGCCAAATAACAAGCAAAAAGTCTAA
- a CDS encoding DNA polymerase Y family protein: protein MYRRILHCDMNNFFASVELLDRPDLLGKLVAVCGNPKERHGIILAKSPEAKALGVKTGETIQQAEAKCNGNLYLLAAHYDKYLKYSNLAKQIYLSYTDQVESFGLDECWLDITHSEKLFGSPEQIAREIIMRIKQELGLTISVGYSYNKIFAKLASDLADNASLLTISPLHYREQVWPLDIANLLGVGRHTRKLLAKYEINTIGDYAKADAKFLESLLGINGLKLWYFANGRDMSQVHSYAQAIPIKSIGNGMTCVRDIVHLTELEAVLLNLAEQVQARLAKHDYLARVLQLNVRYQDFNHKQIQVPLAYPAASARYFVDNILPLVYKCDLLFAPIRALSLRASNLTTRQAQQIDWSDDYVRFERNRRLDLTLQEIRSTYGQSAANYAVQVKYNDLFPKMKENSVTSSFTYVD from the coding sequence ATGTATAGGCGAATTTTGCATTGTGATATGAACAATTTTTTTGCTTCAGTAGAGCTATTGGACAGGCCTGATTTACTGGGCAAGCTGGTAGCTGTCTGCGGCAATCCCAAAGAACGTCACGGCATCATTTTGGCTAAATCACCTGAAGCTAAGGCGTTGGGCGTGAAAACTGGTGAAACCATTCAACAGGCCGAAGCTAAGTGCAATGGCAATTTGTATTTATTAGCTGCCCATTATGACAAATATCTAAAATACTCTAACTTAGCTAAGCAAATCTATTTGAGCTACACTGATCAAGTTGAAAGTTTCGGCCTGGATGAATGCTGGCTAGATATTACACATAGTGAGAAGTTGTTTGGCTCCCCAGAACAGATTGCGCGGGAGATTATCATGCGAATCAAGCAGGAATTAGGTTTAACTATTTCAGTTGGATATAGTTACAACAAGATATTTGCCAAATTAGCTAGTGATTTAGCAGATAATGCTAGTTTACTTACCATAAGTCCTCTTCATTACAGAGAGCAAGTTTGGCCATTGGATATAGCTAATTTGCTTGGAGTTGGCCGCCACACGCGTAAATTACTAGCCAAATACGAAATAAATACCATTGGAGATTATGCCAAGGCAGATGCTAAATTCCTTGAGAGCTTATTAGGTATTAATGGACTAAAATTATGGTATTTTGCCAATGGCCGCGACATGAGCCAAGTCCATTCTTACGCACAGGCAATACCAATTAAAAGTATCGGTAATGGGATGACTTGCGTTCGTGATATTGTGCATTTAACGGAATTAGAAGCTGTACTTTTGAACTTAGCTGAACAAGTACAAGCTCGTTTAGCTAAGCATGATTATTTGGCAAGAGTTTTACAGCTAAATGTACGGTATCAAGACTTTAATCATAAACAGATTCAAGTGCCACTAGCTTATCCAGCGGCATCTGCACGCTATTTTGTCGATAATATATTACCGTTAGTCTACAAATGTGATTTATTATTTGCTCCTATCCGCGCCCTATCGCTTAGAGCTAGTAATCTAACGACTAGGCAAGCCCAACAAATTGATTGGTCTGATGACTATGTAAGATTTGAACGAAATAGACGTTTAGATTTAACTTTGCAAGAGATTCGCTCAACGTATGGGCAATCGGCAGCTAATTATGCGGTACAAGTTAAATATAATGATTTGTTTCCTAAAATGAAGGAAAATAGTGTGACATCTTCTTTTACTTATGTCGATTAG
- a CDS encoding helix-turn-helix domain-containing protein translates to MNFGEKLKKLRAEHNMKQEELAQMLGVSVRSLSNYENGLRFPKHKETYEKLSHIFQVDYNYLLDENSAFVNQVYQEYGTQGKDEAFSLLNNLTALFAGGKLSEDDRDEIMRLLQQAYWQSKDKAKQNHNY, encoded by the coding sequence ATGAATTTTGGCGAAAAACTGAAGAAATTAAGAGCCGAACATAATATGAAGCAGGAAGAACTAGCTCAAATGCTCGGTGTTAGCGTGCGTAGCCTATCTAATTATGAGAATGGCTTACGCTTTCCTAAACACAAGGAAACTTATGAAAAATTGTCTCATATTTTTCAAGTAGACTATAATTATTTGCTCGATGAGAACAGCGCTTTCGTCAATCAAGTCTATCAAGAGTACGGTACCCAAGGAAAAGACGAGGCTTTCAGTCTGCTTAACAATCTCACCGCCTTGTTTGCTGGTGGCAAATTAAGTGAAGATGACCGTGACGAAATAATGCGCTTGCTGCAGCAAGCTTACTGGCAATCTAAGGATAAGGCCAAACAGAATCACAACTATTGA
- a CDS encoding ImmA/IrrE family metallo-endopeptidase, which produces MESREIKQKVLELRQFYGQAEPAKLATNLGVELIFSSNLQTVLGMYSQVNNFPFIFINQKLDDNVQKLVLAHELGHAILHTQTLKQDVFTTNDFFKLNQKLLVTYEHEANLFAAFLLINVPELNELLQHGLSLNEIANALAVCPELLMYYCRIIQKEPDLCPELNLTITLSNKFQDFTQTVDFWQNYCKH; this is translated from the coding sequence ATGGAATCAAGAGAAATCAAGCAAAAAGTTCTTGAACTGAGGCAATTTTACGGTCAAGCAGAACCAGCCAAATTAGCTACTAACTTAGGCGTTGAGCTTATATTTTCGTCTAATTTACAGACTGTACTTGGTATGTATAGCCAGGTAAATAATTTTCCCTTCATTTTTATTAATCAAAAGCTCGATGATAACGTACAAAAATTAGTCTTAGCCCACGAGTTAGGTCATGCCATTCTCCACACTCAAACTCTGAAGCAAGATGTTTTCACGACCAATGACTTCTTCAAATTGAACCAAAAATTATTAGTAACTTACGAACATGAAGCAAATCTGTTTGCAGCCTTTCTCTTGATCAATGTCCCAGAATTAAATGAGCTTTTGCAGCATGGCTTAAGTTTAAACGAAATTGCTAATGCTTTGGCAGTCTGCCCAGAGCTTTTAATGTATTACTGTCGAATTATCCAGAAGGAGCCTGATTTGTGCCCAGAATTAAACTTAACTATTACCTTAAGCAATAAGTTCCAAGATTTTACGCAAACTGTCGATTTCTGGCAAAATTACTGCAAGCACTAA
- a CDS encoding S1C family serine protease has protein sequence MENENTNFDYQAFCEQMQKSMPKAKKSGLGIFFKTAFALILVAGLGFSLFANFVLLKRYNTLADKLNGVETPVNKSEQIEHESNEGQSLAATMSTQQVVKQAISAVVAIKTEVEVQNFWGKDMAVGAGSGVLIDKEGYIVTNYHVVEGAQNISIKLASDEKPHKAELVASDSRTDLAVLKIVDKKGPFPFIHLADSDKVEIGEKAIAIGNPLGDLEGTVTQGIISGMNREVYTKSAQSGKLTRLSNVLQTDASINAGNSGGALLNARGELIGINTAKATSRDGVSVEGIGFAIPSNTVKKIINELLMNGYVSGRPYLGVRVTDLTESNSAMYGMPVGVYVIAVEKNSAADKAGLRRHDIITKLDGEDTKNSTMLNAVKDRYKAGDTAELEVWRQGELKKIKVTFGEVKPEASTPEFVDKPNEIMESKPDESFEDEKSSNDNHAKVEGKEPEATSAPKLAQHEKKDMDAFK, from the coding sequence ATGGAGAATGAAAATACAAATTTCGATTATCAAGCATTTTGCGAACAAATGCAGAAGTCAATGCCCAAAGCTAAGAAGAGCGGCCTAGGCATATTCTTTAAAACTGCTTTCGCATTAATTCTCGTAGCAGGTCTCGGGTTCTCTTTGTTTGCCAATTTTGTTTTGCTTAAAAGGTACAATACGTTAGCTGATAAGTTAAATGGTGTTGAGACACCAGTTAATAAGTCAGAGCAAATTGAACACGAGTCTAATGAAGGACAGTCTTTGGCTGCGACTATGTCAACTCAGCAAGTTGTCAAACAGGCAATTTCAGCCGTTGTGGCTATTAAGACAGAAGTTGAAGTGCAAAATTTCTGGGGCAAGGATATGGCCGTTGGCGCTGGCTCAGGCGTCTTAATTGACAAAGAGGGATACATTGTTACAAATTATCACGTTGTTGAAGGGGCACAAAATATTTCAATCAAATTAGCTAGTGATGAAAAGCCACACAAGGCAGAATTGGTAGCTAGCGATTCACGGACAGATTTGGCCGTGCTCAAAATTGTTGATAAAAAAGGCCCATTCCCATTTATTCATTTAGCCGATTCAGATAAGGTTGAAATTGGTGAGAAGGCAATTGCAATTGGTAACCCGCTTGGCGATTTGGAAGGTACAGTAACACAAGGTATTATTTCAGGCATGAATCGTGAAGTTTATACTAAATCAGCTCAAAGTGGTAAATTGACACGCCTCAGCAATGTTTTGCAGACAGATGCTTCAATCAATGCTGGTAATTCAGGAGGCGCTCTCTTAAACGCAAGAGGCGAGTTAATTGGTATCAATACAGCCAAAGCAACCTCACGCGATGGCGTCAGCGTTGAAGGTATCGGCTTTGCTATTCCATCTAATACAGTTAAGAAAATTATCAATGAATTACTCATGAATGGTTATGTGAGCGGTCGACCATATTTAGGTGTTCGAGTCACCGATTTAACAGAGAGCAATTCTGCAATGTATGGTATGCCAGTTGGTGTATACGTAATTGCTGTTGAGAAAAATTCAGCCGCCGATAAAGCTGGTTTACGTCGCCACGATATTATTACGAAGTTGGATGGCGAAGATACTAAGAATTCGACAATGCTCAATGCTGTTAAGGATCGCTACAAAGCAGGCGACACAGCTGAACTTGAGGTTTGGCGTCAGGGTGAACTTAAGAAAATCAAAGTTACTTTTGGCGAGGTTAAGCCAGAGGCTAGTACACCAGAATTTGTTGATAAGCCTAATGAAATCATGGAATCTAAGCCAGATGAGTCATTTGAAGATGAGAAGTCATCTAATGATAATCATGCTAAAGTTGAGGGTAAAGAACCAGAAGCAACATCTGCACCTAAACTAGCTCAGCATGAGAAGAAAGACATGGATGCTTTCAAATAA
- the pyk gene encoding pyruvate kinase, translated as MNYRRTKIICTLGPSTDDEEVMRKLILNGMNVARFNFSHGTHEEHGRRLALLRKVSKELNIPVAALMDTKGPEIRTGHFTDKKVFLEEGKKVIISHADVMGTAEKFSVSYKNMDRDLKKGDQILIDDGLVGLRVDKIVDRDIYCTCMNSGPVSDYKSVNLPEVVTNLPALTEQDVSDLKYAAANDFDFVAASFIRKASDVIAIKRVLKENNAAHYEIISKIESREGVRNFDEILAVSDGIMVARGDLGVEIPVEEVPAAQKMMIHATYKAGKPCVTATQMLDSMIRNPRPTRAEVTDVANAIYDGSSAIMLSGETAAGKYPVESVQMMDKVARYTESNINYWHRFEQDNNFEQPSVSTAISHACCTTAKDLNAKAIMTVTMSGRTARSISRFRPWCPIIATTVTERVLRNLQLAWGVQAYLVKIADTEDQLFAESMALAEKNGFVEKGDVVVETCGKPLGLSGTTNSLMVQNVGNILSKGQGFGSHQVTGEIKVLKSTDFVDNLQLPNGTILVAKRIGEKQLPIIRDASALVVEAQDAEDFAKVAGSVLDIPVLIGCENATKILKNGSIATLDPIRGIIY; from the coding sequence ATGAATTATCGGAGAACAAAAATTATTTGTACTTTAGGTCCATCTACTGATGATGAAGAGGTCATGCGTAAGCTGATCTTAAACGGCATGAATGTTGCTCGCTTTAATTTTTCTCATGGTACACATGAAGAACATGGCCGCCGCTTAGCTTTGTTGCGCAAAGTAAGTAAAGAATTAAATATTCCAGTAGCTGCATTGATGGATACAAAAGGTCCAGAAATCAGAACAGGTCATTTCACAGATAAAAAAGTTTTCCTAGAAGAAGGCAAAAAGGTTATCATCTCACATGCTGATGTTATGGGCACAGCTGAGAAATTCTCTGTCAGTTACAAAAATATGGATCGCGACTTGAAAAAGGGTGATCAAATCTTAATTGATGATGGTCTAGTTGGCTTAAGAGTTGATAAGATTGTTGATCGTGATATTTATTGTACATGTATGAATTCTGGCCCAGTTTCAGACTATAAGAGCGTCAATTTGCCAGAAGTTGTAACTAATTTACCAGCTTTAACAGAGCAGGATGTTTCTGATTTGAAATACGCTGCAGCTAATGATTTTGACTTTGTGGCTGCTTCCTTTATTCGTAAAGCTTCTGATGTTATTGCCATTAAGCGTGTACTCAAAGAGAATAATGCAGCTCATTATGAGATTATCTCTAAGATTGAGAGTCGCGAGGGTGTCCGTAACTTCGATGAAATTTTGGCTGTATCTGATGGCATTATGGTTGCACGTGGCGATTTAGGTGTAGAAATTCCAGTTGAGGAAGTTCCAGCTGCTCAGAAGATGATGATTCATGCAACCTACAAAGCAGGTAAGCCTTGCGTAACAGCTACCCAGATGCTTGATTCTATGATTAGAAATCCACGTCCTACACGAGCTGAGGTTACCGATGTTGCCAATGCTATCTATGATGGTTCATCTGCTATCATGTTGTCAGGTGAGACAGCTGCTGGTAAATATCCAGTTGAGAGTGTTCAGATGATGGATAAGGTTGCACGTTACACAGAATCAAATATTAACTATTGGCACCGTTTTGAACAGGACAATAATTTCGAACAACCTTCAGTATCAACAGCTATTTCACATGCTTGTTGTACGACAGCTAAGGACTTGAATGCTAAGGCAATCATGACAGTTACTATGTCTGGCCGGACAGCTCGTTCTATTTCACGTTTCCGTCCATGGTGCCCAATCATTGCCACAACTGTTACTGAACGCGTTTTACGTAATTTGCAATTAGCATGGGGCGTTCAAGCATATTTAGTTAAGATTGCCGATACGGAAGATCAGTTGTTTGCGGAGTCAATGGCTTTGGCTGAGAAAAATGGCTTTGTTGAAAAAGGCGACGTTGTCGTTGAAACTTGTGGTAAGCCACTTGGTTTAAGCGGTACAACTAATAGCTTGATGGTACAAAACGTTGGTAACATCTTGTCAAAAGGCCAAGGCTTTGGTTCTCATCAGGTGACAGGCGAGATTAAGGTGCTAAAGAGCACGGACTTTGTTGATAATTTGCAGTTGCCAAATGGAACAATTTTGGTTGCTAAGCGAATTGGTGAGAAACAATTACCTATCATTCGCGATGCATCAGCATTGGTAGTTGAGGCACAAGATGCTGAAGATTTTGCTAAAGTTGCAGGTTCAGTTCTTGATATTCCAGTCTTGATTGGCTGTGAAAATGCAACAAAGATTCTTAAGAATGGTTCGATTGCTACCTTGGATCCAATCCGTGGTATCATCTACTAA
- a CDS encoding pseudouridine synthase: MRLDKFLAERGLGTRSEIKALLSKDLVTINGKVVKEAKYQLADFELEQVVYQATNLSPYSKQVFMLYKPVGVLSAAKDDKSPCALDYLPSNLQTRKYSCVGRLDKYSEGLLLLTNDGELIHRLTQPKWQIKKTYKVTFSPELKAGEAELITSQFANGLEMKDLICKPATFQALSANTALVTVSEGKFHQVRRMMAHFAHEVTSLIRLCEGPIELGNLQTGEIRPLNAAEYAKLYAEVALERN; the protein is encoded by the coding sequence ATGCGACTTGATAAATTTTTGGCCGAGCGCGGCTTAGGTACACGGAGCGAAATAAAAGCTTTGCTTAGTAAGGATTTAGTTACCATCAATGGAAAAGTTGTGAAAGAAGCGAAATACCAATTAGCTGATTTTGAATTAGAGCAGGTTGTTTATCAAGCTACTAATTTGTCACCTTATAGCAAGCAGGTTTTCATGCTGTATAAGCCAGTTGGAGTTTTAAGTGCCGCCAAAGATGATAAATCCCCTTGTGCGCTTGATTATTTACCTAGTAATTTACAGACGCGGAAATATAGCTGTGTCGGTCGCTTAGATAAATATTCAGAGGGTTTATTGCTATTGACTAATGATGGCGAACTTATTCATCGTTTGACCCAACCCAAATGGCAGATTAAGAAAACATACAAAGTAACTTTTAGCCCAGAACTTAAAGCTGGAGAAGCTGAACTTATAACTTCACAATTTGCTAATGGCTTAGAGATGAAAGATTTAATCTGTAAACCAGCGACTTTTCAAGCTTTAAGTGCAAATACAGCGTTAGTTACAGTTAGCGAGGGCAAGTTTCATCAAGTTAGGCGCATGATGGCTCATTTTGCGCATGAAGTTACAAGCCTGATTCGCTTGTGTGAAGGGCCAATTGAATTAGGCAACTTGCAAACTGGCGAAATTAGGCCACTTAATGCCGCTGAATATGCAAAACTCTATGCAGAGGTGGCTTTGGAGCGAAATTAA
- a CDS encoding YitT family protein — translation MLKFFKRHLGLNKVSFLSLFLGCTIMAFAMVNVDMQAKITEGGMLGLSLLVSHFTGIEPSYCGLFIDGTIYLLAFSFLGAAFIKKALFSACLYALMLKVFLAIGPILPSLENMPALAALVGGLGIGVGCSLVVLLGFATSGDDAFVILMFNKLKIPMGITYMALDLIVLGMSLSYLPFYNVLWSILTTTISSGVVGKFETSKIATYLRSQLARNKSKVKNNVSVTVE, via the coding sequence ATGCTGAAGTTTTTTAAACGTCATTTGGGCCTGAACAAGGTTTCTTTTTTGAGCCTATTTTTGGGCTGTACCATCATGGCCTTTGCAATGGTTAATGTTGATATGCAGGCCAAAATAACTGAAGGAGGTATGCTGGGATTATCGTTACTAGTGTCCCATTTTACGGGAATTGAGCCATCTTATTGTGGCTTGTTTATAGACGGTACAATTTATTTATTAGCCTTTTCTTTCTTAGGTGCCGCCTTTATAAAAAAAGCTTTATTTTCTGCATGCTTATATGCTTTAATGCTGAAAGTATTTTTGGCAATCGGACCAATTTTACCAAGTCTAGAAAATATGCCAGCTTTGGCAGCTTTGGTCGGAGGCTTAGGTATCGGTGTTGGCTGTTCATTAGTCGTTCTTTTAGGCTTTGCAACGAGTGGTGATGATGCTTTCGTTATCTTGATGTTCAACAAGCTCAAAATTCCAATGGGCATCACTTATATGGCACTTGATTTAATTGTTTTGGGTATGTCATTGTCATATCTGCCATTCTACAACGTGTTGTGGTCAATTTTGACGACAACTATTTCATCTGGTGTAGTTGGTAAATTTGAAACATCCAAGATTGCCACATACTTGCGTAGTCAGTTGGCTCGAAATAAGTCAAAGGTAAAGAACAATGTGAGCGTAACAGTTGAATAA
- the trpS gene encoding tryptophan--tRNA ligase, with product MEKIILTGDRPTGRLHVGHYVGSLRRRVELQNELDIKKMYVMIADTQALTDNAKNPSKIRDNVLEVALDYLACGLDPKKINFFVQSMIPELCELTMYYMNLVTVARLQRNPTVKSEIQMRDFAATIPSGFLNYPVSQAADITAFKANIIPVGEDQLPMIEQCQEIVAKFNNIYGEVLVNPRAVLPEKSVCNRLPGIDGKAKMSKSLGNCIYLSDEPEELKTKVMSMFTDPKHLRVSDPGEVEGNPVFTYLRAFATDEHFLEFCPDYKNLAEMEEHYTRGGLGDVKVKRFLLAVLESTLKPIRERRKELAKNLDYVYDVLKTGSLQAEEAASKTLAEVRAAMKINYFDGSDFLDEQKVRFSAK from the coding sequence ATGGAAAAGATTATTTTGACTGGTGATCGTCCGACTGGACGCTTGCACGTTGGCCATTATGTTGGTTCTTTGCGTAGAAGAGTGGAATTGCAGAATGAGCTTGATATTAAGAAAATGTATGTCATGATTGCTGATACTCAAGCTTTAACTGATAATGCAAAAAATCCGAGCAAGATTCGTGATAACGTGCTAGAAGTAGCATTAGATTATCTAGCTTGCGGACTTGATCCCAAAAAGATAAATTTCTTCGTACAATCTATGATCCCTGAACTTTGTGAGCTCACAATGTATTACATGAATTTGGTCACAGTTGCCCGTTTGCAACGTAATCCAACGGTTAAGAGTGAAATTCAAATGCGTGATTTTGCTGCCACAATTCCAAGCGGTTTCTTGAATTATCCAGTCAGTCAGGCGGCTGATATCACGGCTTTTAAGGCCAACATTATTCCTGTTGGTGAAGATCAGTTGCCTATGATTGAGCAATGTCAGGAAATTGTAGCTAAATTTAATAATATATATGGTGAGGTGCTGGTAAATCCTAGGGCTGTATTACCAGAAAAGTCTGTCTGTAACCGTTTACCTGGTATCGATGGCAAAGCTAAGATGAGTAAGTCACTTGGCAATTGCATTTATTTATCTGATGAACCAGAAGAATTAAAGACAAAAGTTATGTCTATGTTCACTGATCCTAAGCATTTACGGGTAAGTGATCCTGGTGAAGTTGAAGGCAACCCTGTCTTTACTTATTTGCGAGCTTTTGCGACAGATGAGCATTTCTTAGAATTCTGTCCTGATTATAAGAATTTGGCTGAGATGGAAGAACATTATACTAGAGGTGGCCTTGGTGATGTCAAAGTCAAGCGCTTCTTGTTAGCCGTTTTGGAATCTACACTCAAGCCAATTCGTGAACGCCGCAAAGAATTAGCGAAGAACCTTGACTATGTCTATGACGTTCTGAAAACAGGTTCCTTGCAAGCGGAAGAAGCTGCTAGCAAGACATTGGCTGAAGTTAGAGCTGCGATGAAAATTAATTATTTTGATGGCTCTGATTTCTTGGATGAACAGAAAGTTAGATTTAGTGCGAAATAA